From Paraburkholderia sabiae, a single genomic window includes:
- a CDS encoding cupin domain-containing protein, which yields MVTTLEKDTALALGSKIRALRQRLKRTLDETATAAGISKPFLSQVERGLASPSITSLAGIANALGVKVQYFVDTPSEERSVCRANELKFFGFADSANLFARMTNLSGGRQLEAILVRMPPGQKRSEVTTHAGEEFIYVIEGQVSLTLEGKTFVLRAGDSAHYESTLPHSWANTARKESVVVWVGTPRLF from the coding sequence ATGGTCACGACACTTGAGAAGGACACGGCACTTGCACTGGGGAGCAAGATCCGCGCGCTGAGGCAAAGACTGAAGCGCACGCTCGACGAAACAGCAACGGCAGCAGGTATTTCGAAGCCGTTTCTGTCGCAGGTAGAGCGCGGTCTCGCGTCGCCGTCCATCACATCGCTGGCAGGAATTGCGAATGCGTTGGGAGTGAAGGTGCAGTACTTCGTCGATACACCAAGCGAAGAGCGCTCGGTGTGTCGAGCAAACGAACTGAAGTTTTTTGGATTTGCAGACTCGGCGAATCTGTTTGCCCGGATGACCAATCTGTCGGGGGGCCGTCAGTTGGAAGCCATCCTTGTGAGGATGCCACCCGGGCAAAAGCGTTCCGAAGTCACGACACATGCCGGCGAAGAGTTTATCTACGTCATCGAAGGGCAAGTGTCGTTGACGCTGGAAGGCAAGACCTTCGTGCTGCGCGCGGGAGATAGCGCGCATTACGAATCGACGCTGCCGCATAGCTGGGCCAATACGGCCCGCAAGGAATCGGTGGTCGTCTGGGTAGGTACGCCGAGGCTGTTTTAG
- a CDS encoding HU family DNA-binding protein, whose protein sequence is MATSAKKVAAKKAATVPTKKVAAKKAAAPAKKVTAKKVAVKASGVPSPIKDTFTKASLAAHVAERAGVEPKSAKAVLAALEDTILGSVHKKGAGEFTLSGLLKIVVQAVPAKKKRFGKDPFTGQERWFPAKPASVRIKARALKKLKDAAAA, encoded by the coding sequence ATGGCGACTTCCGCAAAAAAGGTAGCAGCCAAGAAGGCTGCTACGGTACCGACCAAGAAGGTTGCTGCAAAGAAAGCTGCTGCTCCCGCAAAGAAAGTCACGGCTAAGAAGGTCGCCGTGAAGGCGTCCGGCGTTCCCTCGCCGATCAAGGACACCTTCACGAAGGCCTCGCTGGCTGCACACGTTGCGGAGCGTGCTGGCGTCGAGCCGAAGTCGGCGAAGGCAGTTCTGGCTGCACTCGAAGACACGATCCTCGGTTCGGTCCACAAGAAGGGCGCAGGTGAGTTCACGCTGTCGGGCCTTCTGAAGATCGTCGTTCAGGCTGTTCCGGCGAAGAAGAAGCGCTTCGGCAAGGATCCGTTCACGGGTCAGGAGCGCTGGTTCCCGGCGAAGCCGGCAAGCGTGCGGATCAAGGCACGTGCGCTGAAGAAGTTGAAGGACGCAGCAGCAGCTTAA
- a CDS encoding peptidase produces the protein MTYCVAMSVDEGLVFLSDTRTNAGVDHISTARKMSVFEEPGERMLVLLGAGNLSLTQAVLHELSEPSVPSRPTLWTVPTMADAARVVGQAVRDVHQREANALQEFGVDFNCSFILGGQIGDGGEGGAQPRPRLFMIYAAGNYIESSRVNPYFQIGESKYGKPIIDRVLVPSTPLDEAAKCALISMDSTLRSNLSVGLPLDLLVYQKDALKVTRFVSIDQDNAYYQMIHRTWGERLRQVFSEIPEPDWQSTGEVPQNGHIGEMVLYRPPGALHIDADRSTPGVDVRAAQTLAQADKPKARG, from the coding sequence ATGACTTACTGCGTGGCAATGAGTGTCGACGAAGGCCTCGTGTTTCTGTCGGATACGCGGACCAATGCCGGCGTCGATCACATCAGCACGGCGCGCAAGATGTCGGTGTTCGAAGAGCCGGGCGAGCGCATGCTGGTGCTGCTCGGCGCGGGCAATCTGTCGCTCACGCAGGCCGTGCTGCACGAATTGTCCGAGCCTTCGGTGCCGTCGCGGCCCACGCTCTGGACCGTGCCGACGATGGCCGATGCCGCGCGCGTCGTCGGTCAGGCGGTGCGCGACGTGCACCAGCGCGAGGCGAATGCGCTGCAGGAATTTGGCGTCGACTTCAATTGCAGCTTCATCCTCGGCGGTCAGATTGGGGACGGCGGCGAGGGCGGCGCACAGCCGCGTCCGCGTCTGTTCATGATCTACGCAGCGGGCAATTACATCGAGTCGTCGCGCGTGAATCCGTACTTCCAGATCGGCGAATCGAAATACGGCAAGCCGATCATCGACCGCGTGCTGGTGCCGTCCACGCCGCTCGACGAGGCCGCGAAATGCGCGCTGATCTCGATGGACTCAACGCTGCGCTCGAACCTCTCGGTCGGGCTGCCGCTCGATCTGCTCGTCTATCAAAAGGATGCGCTGAAGGTGACGCGCTTTGTCTCGATCGATCAGGACAACGCTTACTACCAGATGATTCACCGCACGTGGGGCGAGCGGCTGCGGCAGGTGTTCAGCGAGATTCCCGAGCCGGACTGGCAAAGCACGGGCGAGGTGCCTCAGAACGGGCATATCGGCGAGATGGTGCTGTACCGGCCGCCGGGCGCGCTGCATATCGACGCGGATCGCAGCACGCCGGGCGTCGATGTGCGCGCGGCTCAGACTCTCGCGCAAGCGGATAAACCTAAAGCACGCGGCTGA
- a CDS encoding peptide ABC transporter substrate-binding protein — translation MNKTFVYSTALTALVLTLQQNASAVTIPSGTTLAPSQELTRQVPAETESLDPAHIESWTGNTIGLDLFEGLTRIDAAGAIVPGVAQSWTRTAPDTWVFKLRHDAKWSNGQPVTAADFVYAWQRVVDPKTGSKYTILVEFVKNAKAIIAGKAPLTSLGARAVDPYTLEVKTEVPAAFFPQLAAMATMAPVDKAVVTRFGGDWTRPANFVGNGAFALTDWQPNNRLVVTKSSNYWNAPKVAISKVTYLPIESDETAMRMYQAGQFDYTYTIPSGIFNQVDKQFGQQLQKGLQIATYYYSLNNDDPVFKDKRVREALSMVVDRELLTSKLTSSGEVPMYGLISKGTEGASVFKPEWASWPMAKRVETARNLLKEAGYSDAKPLTFTFTYNTNDLHKKVALFVTSEWRTKLGVNAKLENVEYKVLLKQRHDGKVQASRDGWFVDYNDAMSYFDLIRCGSVQNDQHYCNPKVDALIDQANQQTDDRQRTALLTQAHELAMNDYPMIPLFQYSAARLVKPYVGGYAATNYLDMRSSQDMYVLKH, via the coding sequence ATGAATAAAACGTTCGTCTATTCGACGGCGCTGACTGCGCTCGTCCTTACACTTCAGCAAAACGCATCGGCCGTCACGATTCCGTCCGGCACGACGCTCGCGCCGAGCCAGGAACTGACGCGCCAGGTGCCCGCCGAAACCGAATCGCTCGACCCTGCTCACATCGAATCGTGGACGGGCAACACGATCGGCCTCGATCTGTTCGAAGGTCTCACGCGCATCGACGCAGCGGGTGCGATCGTGCCCGGCGTCGCGCAATCGTGGACGCGCACCGCACCCGACACGTGGGTCTTCAAGCTGCGTCACGACGCGAAGTGGAGCAACGGCCAGCCCGTCACGGCAGCAGACTTCGTGTACGCATGGCAACGCGTCGTCGATCCGAAGACGGGTTCGAAGTACACGATCCTCGTCGAGTTCGTGAAGAACGCGAAAGCGATCATCGCGGGCAAGGCGCCGCTGACGAGCCTCGGCGCGCGTGCCGTCGATCCGTACACGCTCGAAGTGAAGACGGAAGTGCCCGCGGCATTCTTCCCGCAGCTGGCCGCGATGGCGACTATGGCGCCCGTCGACAAGGCCGTCGTCACCAGGTTCGGCGGCGACTGGACGCGTCCGGCGAACTTCGTCGGCAACGGTGCGTTCGCACTCACCGACTGGCAGCCGAACAACCGACTCGTCGTCACGAAGAGCAGCAACTACTGGAACGCGCCGAAGGTGGCGATTTCGAAGGTCACGTATCTGCCTATCGAAAGCGACGAAACGGCGATGCGCATGTATCAGGCAGGCCAGTTCGACTACACGTACACGATTCCGTCGGGCATCTTCAATCAGGTCGACAAGCAGTTCGGCCAGCAGTTGCAAAAAGGCCTGCAAATCGCGACGTATTACTACAGCCTCAATAACGACGATCCCGTTTTCAAGGACAAGCGCGTGCGCGAAGCGCTGTCGATGGTGGTCGACCGCGAACTGCTGACGTCGAAGCTGACGTCGAGCGGCGAAGTGCCGATGTACGGTCTGATTTCGAAGGGCACGGAAGGCGCCTCCGTCTTCAAGCCGGAATGGGCCTCGTGGCCGATGGCGAAGCGCGTTGAAACCGCGCGCAATCTGCTGAAGGAAGCGGGCTATTCGGACGCGAAGCCGCTCACGTTCACCTTCACATACAACACGAACGATCTGCACAAGAAGGTCGCGCTCTTCGTCACGTCGGAATGGCGCACGAAGCTCGGCGTCAACGCGAAGCTGGAGAACGTCGAATACAAGGTGCTGCTCAAGCAGCGTCATGACGGCAAGGTGCAGGCGTCGCGCGACGGCTGGTTCGTCGACTACAACGACGCGATGTCGTACTTCGACCTGATCCGCTGCGGCAGCGTGCAGAACGACCAGCACTACTGCAACCCGAAGGTCGACGCGCTGATCGATCAGGCGAACCAGCAGACGGACGACAGGCAGCGCACCGCATTGCTCACGCAGGCGCATGAACTCGCGATGAACGACTATCCGATGATCCCGCTGTTCCAGTACTCGGCGGCACGTCTGGTGAAGCCGTATGTCGGCGGTTACGCAGCGACCAACTATCTCGACATGCGCTCGTCGCAAGACATGTATGTGCTCAAGCACTAA
- the pdxR gene encoding MocR-like pyridoxine biosynthesis transcription factor PdxR, with protein MEIHISVEGRHDLAGQIYRQLRAGIIEGRLAGGTQLPSTRDLATQLGVSRKTTLDVFERLLSEGFLHARAGAGTFVAEGLQRLPAERTSHARAADDAKSSPRPVARAQPLWQTVPDILGPQPTPGTPYDFIGGITDKTHFPFDAWRRCVNHALRVQARGRGTYRDAAGEQELRLAISRYLAFNRAVASNWEDVIVTQGAQHALDLIARVTLRPGDVAVIEDPGYPPAHACLMATGAKVVAVPVDAEGLIVSKLPKNARLVYVTPSHQFPLGMPMSLARRVELLEWAQQRDAVIIEDDYDCEYRFEGRPMEPLKSLDRAGLVAYVGTFSKTIFPELRVGYMVPPASLFDTLRKARKIGDWHGCSLTQTALSRFMLNGDFAKHLKRMHKLYAARRACLLKHLQGDLARWFEPIVPTAGIHLAALLKAPLAEADVIEAARAESIALPGLAPFYVRAKRQQGLVFGYGGIEAEQIDAALTKLATLLPRVESST; from the coding sequence ATGGAAATCCACATCTCGGTAGAAGGCCGCCACGACCTGGCGGGCCAAATCTACAGGCAACTGCGCGCGGGCATCATCGAAGGCCGTCTGGCAGGCGGCACGCAACTGCCTTCTACACGAGATCTGGCAACTCAACTCGGCGTGTCACGCAAAACCACCCTCGATGTCTTCGAGCGCCTGCTCTCCGAAGGTTTCCTGCACGCACGCGCCGGCGCCGGCACCTTCGTCGCGGAAGGGCTGCAGCGCCTGCCTGCAGAACGTACATCGCACGCGCGCGCCGCCGACGACGCGAAGTCGTCACCCCGCCCGGTCGCCCGCGCGCAGCCCCTTTGGCAGACCGTCCCCGACATTCTCGGGCCGCAGCCGACGCCCGGCACGCCATACGACTTCATCGGCGGTATCACCGATAAAACCCACTTTCCCTTCGATGCCTGGCGCCGCTGCGTCAATCACGCACTTCGCGTGCAGGCGCGCGGTCGCGGCACCTATCGCGATGCCGCCGGCGAGCAGGAACTGCGCCTCGCGATCTCGCGTTACCTCGCGTTCAATCGCGCCGTCGCGAGCAATTGGGAAGATGTCATCGTGACGCAGGGCGCGCAGCATGCGCTCGATCTGATCGCGCGCGTGACGCTGCGCCCCGGCGATGTCGCCGTCATCGAGGACCCAGGCTATCCGCCTGCGCACGCGTGCCTCATGGCCACGGGTGCGAAGGTCGTCGCCGTGCCCGTCGATGCCGAAGGTTTGATCGTGAGCAAGCTGCCGAAGAATGCGAGGCTCGTCTACGTGACGCCGTCGCATCAGTTTCCGCTCGGCATGCCGATGAGTCTCGCGAGGCGTGTCGAACTGCTCGAATGGGCGCAGCAACGCGACGCCGTCATTATCGAAGATGACTACGACTGCGAATACCGCTTCGAAGGACGGCCGATGGAACCGCTCAAGAGCCTGGACCGCGCGGGACTCGTCGCGTATGTGGGAACGTTTTCGAAGACCATCTTCCCCGAACTTCGCGTCGGTTACATGGTGCCGCCTGCATCGCTGTTCGACACGCTGCGCAAGGCACGAAAGATCGGCGACTGGCATGGCTGCTCGCTGACGCAGACCGCGCTGTCACGTTTCATGCTGAACGGCGACTTCGCCAAGCACCTGAAGCGGATGCACAAGCTTTATGCCGCGCGTCGCGCATGTCTGCTGAAGCATCTGCAAGGCGATCTCGCCCGCTGGTTCGAACCGATCGTGCCGACGGCGGGCATCCATCTGGCTGCGCTGCTGAAGGCGCCGCTTGCAGAAGCGGACGTGATCGAAGCGGCGCGCGCCGAGTCGATCGCATTGCCTGGGCTCGCGCCTTTTTATGTGCGTGCCAAACGGCAGCAGGGGCTCGTATTCGGCTATGGCGGCATCGAGGCCGAGCAGATCGACGCTGCGCTGACGAAGCTCGCGACGCTGCTGCCGCGTGTCGAATCAAGCACTTGA
- a CDS encoding circularly permuted type 2 ATP-grasp protein — MRCYDEMRHFDDAVRPHYQRFERWLVQQGSEAIARKRAEADLLFRRVGITFAVNGDLSGTERLIPFDLIPRIIPRSEWQTLEAGLRQRVQALNLFIHDVYHERNIVRAGIVPADQVYTNAQYRPEMQGVDVPLAVYAHIAGVDVVRAGENGEFYVLEDNLRVPSGVSYMLENRKMMMRLFPELFVQNRIAPVAHYPDLLLDTLRSVAPEGVDDPVVVVLTPGMYNSAYFEHTFLAQQMGVELVEGKDLFVDDNYVFMRTTQGPRRVDVIYRRVDDDFLDPLAFRPDSALGVPGLLTAYRAGRVALANAMGTGIADDKSIYPYVPDMIEFYLGEKPILNNVPTYQCRKPDDLAYTLAHLPELVVKEVHGAGGYGMLVGPASTSAEIEAFRQRLIEKPAGYIAQPTLALSACPTFVEAGIAPRHIDLRPFVLSGKTVTMCAGGLTRVALQEGSLVVNSSQGGGTKDTWMVD, encoded by the coding sequence ATGCGATGCTATGACGAGATGCGTCATTTCGATGACGCCGTGCGGCCGCATTATCAGCGGTTCGAACGCTGGCTCGTGCAGCAGGGCAGCGAAGCAATCGCGAGAAAGCGAGCCGAAGCGGATCTTCTGTTTCGCCGCGTCGGTATCACGTTCGCCGTCAACGGCGATCTGTCCGGCACGGAGCGGCTCATCCCGTTCGACCTGATTCCGCGCATCATCCCGCGCAGCGAATGGCAGACGCTCGAAGCGGGTCTCAGGCAGCGCGTCCAGGCGCTCAACCTCTTCATCCACGATGTCTATCACGAGCGCAATATCGTGCGCGCCGGCATCGTGCCCGCCGATCAGGTCTACACCAACGCGCAGTATCGCCCCGAAATGCAGGGCGTCGACGTGCCGCTCGCGGTCTACGCGCATATCGCCGGTGTCGACGTCGTGCGCGCCGGCGAGAACGGCGAGTTCTACGTGCTCGAAGACAATCTGCGCGTGCCGTCGGGCGTGTCGTACATGCTCGAAAACCGCAAGATGATGATGCGGCTTTTCCCCGAACTGTTCGTGCAGAACCGCATCGCGCCCGTCGCGCATTACCCCGATCTGCTGCTCGATACGCTGCGCTCGGTCGCGCCCGAAGGCGTCGACGATCCCGTCGTCGTCGTGCTCACGCCGGGCATGTACAACTCCGCTTACTTCGAGCACACGTTCCTCGCGCAGCAAATGGGCGTCGAACTGGTGGAAGGCAAGGATCTCTTCGTCGACGACAACTACGTGTTCATGCGCACCACCCAGGGGCCGCGCCGCGTCGACGTAATCTATCGCCGCGTCGACGACGATTTTCTCGATCCACTCGCGTTTCGCCCCGATTCGGCGCTTGGCGTGCCCGGTCTGCTGACGGCGTATCGCGCGGGGCGCGTCGCGCTCGCAAACGCGATGGGTACGGGCATCGCCGACGACAAATCGATCTACCCGTACGTGCCCGACATGATCGAGTTCTATCTGGGCGAAAAGCCCATTCTGAACAACGTGCCGACGTATCAGTGCCGCAAGCCCGACGACCTCGCCTACACGCTCGCGCATCTGCCCGAACTCGTCGTCAAGGAAGTGCACGGCGCGGGCGGTTACGGGATGCTCGTCGGGCCGGCGTCGACGTCGGCGGAAATCGAGGCGTTCCGGCAGCGGCTGATCGAGAAGCCCGCAGGCTATATCGCGCAGCCGACGCTCGCGCTGTCCGCGTGCCCGACTTTCGTCGAAGCGGGCATTGCGCCGCGTCATATCGATCTGCGTCCGTTCGTGCTGTCGGGCAAGACCGTGACGATGTGCGCGGGTGGCCTCACGCGCGTCGCGCTGCAGGAAGGCTCGCTGGTCGTGAATTCGTCGCAGGGCGGCGGCACGAAGGACACCTGGATGGTCGACTGA
- a CDS encoding peptide MFS transporter: MKSPVSQTRSFSTVFLIEMWERFGYYGMAALLVLFMIDKLGFDDGRANLTWGAFAALVYASPSIGGWIGDKVLGARRSMVFGALVLAAGYLMLAIPNDSLDFMYASLGVIVVGNGLFKSNAANLVRRIYEGDDARIDSAFTIYYMAVNIGSTVSMLATPWIKDHWGWHTAFAVCCGGLLISVVNYFVMLRTLSHVGSAPDAEPVRWKRVLAVALGGIALGTATMFVLQHKAIAVACVYTAGVAILAIFAYMLVKCERSERSGLLAALILTLQVILFFVFYQQMSTSLTLFALRNVDPTFSLFGTPLFTWSAAQFQALNPIWIMLLSPLLAMLYTKLAKDGKDVPVAAKYAFGFAVVAAGFFVYAWSGSFAVNGRVSSWWMVGGYGLYSLGELLVSGLGLAMIARYVPARMSGFMMGAYFVATGVSQYLGSVVANLARMPAGDLDPLTSLPLYTKLFAELGWLAAGGAVVAIFLLPLMGRLSRAHHEFALQSGAAPSGSGSASASASAQ, encoded by the coding sequence ATGAAATCACCCGTATCCCAGACCCGGTCGTTTTCGACTGTCTTTCTCATCGAGATGTGGGAACGCTTCGGCTACTACGGCATGGCGGCATTGCTCGTGCTGTTCATGATCGACAAGCTCGGCTTCGACGACGGCCGCGCCAACCTCACTTGGGGCGCATTTGCGGCGCTGGTGTATGCGTCGCCGTCGATCGGCGGCTGGATCGGCGACAAGGTACTCGGCGCGCGCCGATCGATGGTGTTCGGCGCGCTGGTGCTCGCGGCCGGCTATCTGATGCTGGCGATACCGAACGACAGCCTCGATTTCATGTATGCGTCGCTTGGCGTGATCGTGGTCGGCAACGGGCTCTTCAAGTCGAACGCCGCGAATCTCGTGCGCCGCATTTATGAAGGCGACGATGCGCGCATCGACAGCGCGTTCACGATCTACTACATGGCCGTCAATATCGGCTCGACGGTGTCGATGCTGGCGACGCCGTGGATCAAGGATCACTGGGGCTGGCACACGGCGTTTGCCGTCTGCTGTGGCGGTCTGCTGATCAGCGTCGTCAACTACTTCGTGATGTTGCGCACGCTGTCGCATGTCGGTTCTGCGCCCGATGCCGAACCCGTGCGCTGGAAGCGCGTGCTGGCCGTCGCGCTCGGCGGCATTGCGCTTGGCACCGCGACGATGTTCGTGCTGCAGCACAAAGCGATTGCCGTTGCGTGCGTGTACACGGCGGGCGTCGCGATTCTGGCGATCTTCGCGTACATGCTGGTCAAGTGCGAGCGCTCCGAGCGTTCGGGTTTGCTTGCAGCGCTGATTCTGACTTTGCAGGTAATTCTGTTCTTCGTGTTTTATCAGCAGATGTCGACGTCGCTGACGCTGTTTGCGCTGCGCAATGTCGATCCGACGTTCTCGCTGTTCGGTACGCCGCTGTTTACGTGGAGCGCGGCGCAGTTCCAGGCGTTGAATCCGATCTGGATCATGTTGCTGAGCCCGCTGCTCGCGATGCTGTATACGAAGCTTGCGAAAGACGGCAAGGATGTGCCCGTTGCGGCGAAATATGCGTTTGGATTTGCCGTGGTCGCGGCGGGTTTCTTCGTTTATGCGTGGAGCGGTAGTTTTGCGGTGAATGGACGGGTGTCGTCGTGGTGGATGGTCGGCGGGTATGGGTTGTATTCGCTCGGCGAACTGCTGGTCAGCGGTCTTGGGCTCGCCATGATCGCGCGCTATGTGCCCGCGCGGATGAGCGGTTTTATGATGGGCGCTTATTTTGTGGCCACCGGGGTGTCGCAGTATCTGGGTAGTGTTGTTGCTAATCTCGCCAGGATGCCTGCCGGGGATCTTGATCCTCTTACCTCGCTTCCTCTGTATACAAAGCTCTTTGCTGAGCTTGGGTGGCTGGCTGCTGGTGGTGCTGTTGTTGCTATTTTCTTGCTGCCGCTGATGGGGCGGCTTTCGCGGGCGCATCACGAGTTTGCTTTGCAGTCTGGTGCTGCTCCTTCTGGTTCTGGTTCTGCTTCCGCTTCCGCTTCCGCGCAGTAA
- a CDS encoding transglutaminase family protein, producing the protein MFLTIRHDTFYRYESTVHYSIQQLRLTPSSGASQIVRRWTLDAPGKLDSTFDAYGNVLHTLVLNKPHEEIRVHVSGEIDTFALMDGRLGDDEGAIPLEHFTCATRLTDCDPAIRELAASVPLLDKPAALIALAEKIVDRVQFETGATAVTSTASQALALGKGVCQDHAHLMLACCRARGIPARYVSGYIEPGEVEHAASHAWVDVWLAGIGWVSVDVTHAAFASEMYCRLAAARDYEAASPVRGRRIGGLEETLDVSVSVKAQEQTSQ; encoded by the coding sequence ATGTTTCTGACGATCCGCCACGACACGTTCTACCGCTACGAATCGACGGTCCATTATTCGATCCAGCAGCTGCGCCTCACGCCGTCGAGCGGTGCTTCCCAGATCGTGCGGCGCTGGACGCTCGATGCGCCCGGCAAGCTCGATTCGACCTTCGACGCCTATGGCAACGTGCTCCATACGCTCGTGCTCAACAAGCCGCACGAGGAAATTCGCGTGCACGTGTCGGGAGAAATCGACACGTTTGCGCTGATGGACGGCAGGCTCGGCGACGACGAGGGCGCGATTCCGCTCGAACACTTCACCTGCGCGACGCGCCTGACGGATTGCGATCCGGCGATTCGCGAACTGGCCGCGTCGGTGCCTTTGCTCGACAAACCGGCTGCGCTGATCGCGCTGGCGGAGAAGATCGTCGATCGCGTGCAGTTCGAAACGGGCGCGACGGCCGTGACCAGCACGGCGTCGCAGGCGCTCGCGCTCGGCAAGGGCGTGTGCCAGGACCACGCGCACCTGATGCTCGCGTGCTGCCGCGCGCGCGGCATTCCTGCGCGTTACGTGAGCGGCTACATCGAGCCCGGAGAGGTCGAGCATGCGGCGAGTCACGCGTGGGTCGACGTGTGGCTCGCGGGCATCGGCTGGGTGTCCGTCGACGTGACGCACGCGGCATTCGCTAGCGAGATGTACTGCCGGCTCGCGGCGGCGCGCGATTACGAAGCGGCGTCGCCCGTGCGCGGACGGCGGATCGGCGGACTGGAGGAGACGCTCGATGTGTCCGTTTCCGTGAAGGCGCAGGAGCAGACGTCGCAATAG
- a CDS encoding alpha-E domain-containing protein: MLSRTADHLFWMARYMERAENTARMLDINLKAQLLPQTPEQEERAQRSVLRISELDHAFSQRYEDATRDNVLDFMIADPTNPSSIHSCLQAARENARAVRGTLTTEWWETINDTWLEFNERTAHGQVASNPAALFEWVKFRSHLSRGVTIGTALQDDAFFFTQLGTFLERADNTARILDVRFADAEPNSREAARQLEDFYYWTSILSSVSALEIYRKVYRDVVTPARVVELMILNSQMPRSLLASLDGVCDNLAMLRTQGSNLCERFAGKLRAELLYSDIRQIFEAGLHAWLTQFLARVFELGNMVARTYLMLPVA; this comes from the coding sequence ATGCTGAGCCGCACCGCCGATCATCTGTTCTGGATGGCCCGTTACATGGAGCGTGCCGAGAATACCGCGCGCATGCTCGACATCAACCTGAAGGCGCAGTTGCTGCCGCAGACGCCCGAGCAGGAGGAGCGCGCGCAGCGTTCGGTGCTGCGCATCTCCGAACTCGATCATGCGTTCTCGCAGCGTTATGAAGACGCCACGCGCGACAACGTGCTCGATTTCATGATCGCTGATCCTACGAATCCGTCGAGCATTCATTCGTGTCTGCAGGCCGCACGCGAAAACGCGCGTGCGGTGCGCGGCACGCTGACGACGGAATGGTGGGAAACGATCAACGACACGTGGCTCGAATTCAACGAGCGCACGGCGCACGGCCAGGTGGCGAGCAATCCGGCCGCGCTGTTCGAATGGGTGAAGTTCCGCTCGCACCTGTCGCGCGGCGTGACGATCGGCACGGCGCTGCAGGACGATGCGTTCTTCTTCACGCAGCTCGGCACGTTCCTCGAACGCGCGGACAACACGGCGCGCATTCTCGACGTGCGTTTCGCCGACGCCGAGCCGAATTCGCGCGAGGCCGCGCGTCAGCTCGAAGACTTCTATTACTGGACGTCGATTCTCAGCTCGGTATCGGCGCTCGAAATCTACCGCAAGGTGTATCGCGATGTCGTGACGCCCGCGCGCGTGGTCGAACTGATGATCCTCAATTCGCAGATGCCGCGCTCGCTGCTGGCGTCGCTCGACGGCGTCTGCGACAACCTCGCGATGCTGCGCACGCAAGGCTCGAATCTATGCGAGCGGTTTGCGGGCAAGCTGCGCGCCGAACTGCTGTATTCGGATATCCGGCAGATTTTCGAAGCCGGCCTGCATGCCTGGCTCACGCAGTTTCTCGCACGCGTGTTCGAACTCGGCAACATGGTCGCGCGCACGTATCTGATGCTGCCTGTTGCCTGA